The sequence TCTCTGTTCAGTAGACTGCTGATCCACTGGGGTGAAGACAGACTTGTTCGGAGCACCAAGAGATCAGGCTACACCACAGTAAAGGAACAAccctaggtcagggcaggcagagtacattcAATCCTATAATCAGGCCAAAGGTCATGGAGGGCAGCACAGGGTCAATACAAgaatcaggcagaggtcaggtcggGGTCTAGTTGGAACCAAatccgagttcggtttcaagttttcaagtggttttccactttaaaaatcaactaccgaagttattcaacgaagtcacgcgcgacttcgtgaataactaacttcggctcatcagagcccatacattctaatactgttcgGAGACGAATCTCTGTATAGTATTATtcagaagttttgaacaaagtgacttcggattaagcatccgaagctcacttTGCTCAACTCTAAATGAGAGCTTTAGTGCACCAAGGGGCGAGGGGGTGATCCCTGCtctgtgccatttttttttaaacacctttcaaaacccctttaagtgacaaacAGGCCCAGCCAGTCTGGTCGTTTAGGGGTTAACGAGCATTTGTCATCAAGATCAATCCAATTAAAGCCAcaatgcctggtagggttgatcctgctgattaaattgATACATATCTTGTGAAAATAAGTTGCAGGGTCCCCGAGAAAAAATTTATTCTTTGCGCAAACGAAGGCTTTAGTGCACTGCCCCTTGGTGAACTGAAGCCCTCAGTTGCATACAGAATaaagaagtctttttttttttcaggaacgctgcatcaaattttaggaagacaggtatcattttaatcagaatCAAACCAGGCAGTATTCTGGTTTAATAGAGTTGCTCCTgtggacagatgctctttaaatatCTGTGCAATGCAAGTCCATtggaataccaaaaaaaaaagctacTGGTATGAGCTCATGAAAAAGCAGAGCCTGGCAATTCTGGCTGTTCGACAACCTTCAGTATCATCTCAACCTCTTCTTCAAAGGTGGTCTGTACACAAATTGAAATTCTTTTGGATAGTGTTTGCATGGAGCAGGGCTGAAGGATGATTGTGTGAGAGATGACATGCTGCCAAGAAGACTCTGAAAGACCCATAGAGGACTCGGGAGGTCACATTAACACTTGGTTACTCCAGGAACTAGTCCGTCAGGACTTGCTATGGCATAACCGCTTGAGTGTGAGACTCTGCTAGACTTGTCGTAATCATGTATATGGTCAAGCCAGATAGAAACATGGCCACTGCCCTCAGATTAGAGATGGCAGCACAGTCAATCAAAGAGAAGGGCGCTGGTTCTGGATCACCCTCCACCTTGCTCTTAATTTTTATACCAACTAATTGCTAACTACCTTTTTTGACTTAGACCTCTCGCTAACTCTGATCTAATTTATTGTTTGCGCCCCCACCTTGTACTACAGTTTGGCCTCTGTACCTCTCTGGACAGTTTCTTGGCAATgtatttccttaaaggggttgtctaagtttTTTTTTACGAACCAGAACTAATAAATGGACTTTCCTGTACAGCGCTGCATCTGGTCCATCAGAGAGACCTCTTCATATTCTGATATACACAGGGGGACTCCAGAGCTGGAGAACCCTCTGTGGTCAGATGGTGGATGATTGAACAACCACTGAATGAACAAAAGTCTCGTGAATGATCGTTATGCCGGGGTGGCCATAGAAAGATTAGTCCATAATGGCCGTGACATGTTCAGTGACACCAGGCGGACAACAAACAGACTTTCTGGCTTCTCGGTCCAAGGTCAGTAcaaagacatatagacatatttgTATACTGTCAATCATTCCCCTTTAACGACCAGGCATTTTTTTGCCGGAGGTGGGATGAACAAAAAGtagaaaaaacagcaattctggtaTTACATAATGagatcatttaaccccttaaagactgggCCTATTTACGtcataactttttacattttacattcacatagctatatgagggcttttttttttacgagACAAGATGTATTTTAATGGCAACATTTCATTTACCATGTCCTATATTGGAAAAACGGGAAGACAAATTATTTGTGgggtaaaagtgaaaaaaaaaaagttccaccaaggtttttgggtTTTTCATAGTACGACCCTGTGATCTTCTGATTGCTTGTCCCATAGACTAAAATAGAAAACTATTATGGTCTATGACATTTTCTTTCCCTGCCTGTGAAGTCGTGCCTCGTGCACAGCATTACAGGCAGCTTACCATGACAGGCTTGGAAaacgtcaggactcaggagagaaACTTCAGAACACCCCAGGCTGTCACGGTAACTTATCAGAGCCTTGCAAATTCACTGAGGGCGCTCCAATCAGAAGGCAGATGGAACCCACTCCCTTTTGGTAATCTCACAGATGCCGCGATCGCTATTGAGTGCAGCATTTGAGGGATTAAGTAACCAGTTTTGGCGCTGATCCTGGTCACTGCGGCTAGGTGCCTGTGTATTATACAGCCGGCACCCAccatgtatggagtgggctcagggCAATGTAAGGCATTAtacgttaaggggttaatatagcgATACAAAAACTGGCACAGCCTTGTACTTGGAAACAGCAATaccaacttttttttctttcttttttagtcCCATTAGAGTACTTCATTGCTACAGTACTTCTGTTTTGCAGTGTATTATGTCAGCTTTTCTATCAGTAATTATCATTCAAAACCTGAAATGGATCCTCCATCAAGATAAggcataatggaaagatctgcagagGTTCTGTGGCATATTACATGTAGCAGCACACTTCTTTATGACCaaaaacatatgcaaactgaaaaCATACATCTCTGATCAAAATTATGTGGGTCGTTCAACCAATGACAAGGTGGACTCCTCAGACGGGAACTGACGATATCAGGCTTGCCCTTCCTGGGCCTAGACCTACAAAATGAACTTGGGGCATGTAGGGTCCAGCTATTCTCTGCTTTAATTAACCCATCCCTAACATATGGTGGATGtctgtctttaaagatggtgccctgtTTTAACCAGTAGACACACGCAGGGAGAGTTCTCCATTCACCAACGTGTGGCCCCTCCGATGCTGTGATCAACTGCGACCACAGCACCTGATCATGGTGCCTAGACGCGTATGGTGGAGATGTATGCAAATGTATAAAAGAAGAACCAATCACAGCCCTGTTTTTGTCCAGTCTTGTAATAAATGTCTTACCGGTGTAGCATTGCCTTCTGTTGGCCTGTTTCTGTTGCCTTGGTCCACATCTAGAATATAAACACACAAGGGCAGACATAACACCAACACTCATCGGGGGTGAGGTTAACATTAGGAAGGGTCAAAACCCAAAAGCGACAGAGAATTATGAGCAACAGGATGAAATATTATCACATGGTTGGATCACGTACATCAGCAGGACGGAGTGTAGCAGGATGTGTCAGGAGATACAGGACAGCGGGATGTGTGAGGAGATATAGGACAGCAAGATGTGTCAGGAGATAGAGGGCAGTGGGATGTGTCAGAAGATAGAGGGTAGTGGGATGTGTCAGAAGATGGAGGGCAGCAGGATGTGTCGGGAGATAGAGGGTAGCGGGATGTGTCAGAAGATAGAGGGTAGTGGGATGTGTCACGAGATAGAGGGCAGTGGGGAGTGTCAGGAGATAGAGGGTAGCGAGATGTGTCAGGAGATAGAGGGTAGCGAGATGTGTCAGGAGATAGAGGGTAGCGAGATGTGTCAGGAGATACAGGACAGCAGGGTGTGTCAGAAGATGGAGGGTAGCGGGATGTGTCGGGAGATAGAGGGTAGCGGGATGTGTCGGGAGATAGAGGGTAGTGGGATGTGTCAGAAGATGGAGGGCAGCAGGATGTGTCGGGAGATAGAGGGTAGCGGGATGTGTCAGAAGATAGAGGGTAGTGGGATGTGTCACGAGATAGAGGGCAGTGGGGAGTGTCGGGAGATAGAGGGTAGCGAGATGTGTCAGGAGATACAGGACAGCAGGGTGTGTCAGAAGATGGAGGGTAGCGGGATGTGTCGGGAGATAGAGGGTAGCGGGATGTGTCAGAAGATAGagggcagtgagatgtgtcaGGAGATAGAGGGTAGTGGGATGTGTCAGGAGATAGAGGGTAGCGGGATGTGTCAGAAGATAGagggcagtgagatgtgtcaGAAGATAGAGGGTAGTGGGATGTGTCAGGAGATAGAGGGTAGCGAGATGTGTCAGAAGATGGAGGGTAGCGGGATGTGTCGGGAGATAGAGGGTAGCGAGATGTGTCAGAAGATAGAGGGAAGCGGGATGTATCAAGAGAGAGGGTAGTGGAACATGTCAGGAGATAGAGGGAAGCGGGATGTGTCAGGgtatagagcagtgtttcccaaccagtgtgcctccagctgttgcaaaactaccagtgtgcctccagctgttgcaaaactacaactcccagcatgcctgcacagccaaaggctgtccgggcatgctgggagttgtagttttgcaacagctggaggcacactggttgggaaacactggtataGAGGGTAGCGGGATGTGTCAGAAGACAGAGAGCAGCGGGATGTGTCAGGATACAGAGGGCACTGGGATGTTCCAACAAAGCCGCAGTCGTGGACATAAATCCGCTCCAAAGCTATGAAAGAATACAATAAATTATCCAGAATACAGTATTAACATTGGTCTTAATAAACTGCTCTCACCATTAGTTTCATGCCTGCACAGAAGGATCAAATTGGTCACCTGGTCATGATTGTTGGCCCATTTTCTCATCAGAGACATGGCCTTCTCTATCGGGATCTTGCCATGAAATTTCTCTCGAAGGCGGCGGATGCTCTTCTCCAGCTAATGGAAAAATATAAGACACATGAGCACATTGTTCGAGATTGAGATT is a genomic window of Bufo bufo chromosome 1, aBufBuf1.1, whole genome shotgun sequence containing:
- the LOC120986372 gene encoding latent-transforming growth factor beta-binding protein 2-like; its protein translation is MCQEIEGSGMCQKIEGSGMCQKMEGSRMCREIEGSGMCQKIEGSGMCHEIEGSGECQEIEGSEMCQEIEGSEMCQEIEGSEMCQEIQDSRVCQKMEGSGMCREIEGSGMCREIEGSGMCQKMEGSRMCREIEGSGMCQKIEGSGMCHEIEGSGECREIEGSEMCQEIQDSRVCQKMEGSGMCREIEGSGMCQKIEGSEMCQEIEGSGMCQEIEGSGMCQKIEGSEMCQKIEGSGMCQEIEGSEMCQKMEGSGMCREIEGSEMCQKIEGSGMYQERG